From the genome of Oryza glaberrima chromosome 1, OglaRS2, whole genome shotgun sequence:
AGCATTCTTTTGGGTGCTAGTATTCTTTTGTGTAAGATAGTTTATTTTTGAACTTGGCATTGATACCCAGTTGGTTTTGGCAGTCAATTTCCACATGAACGTTTTCAAGAAATATGCAAAACATTACGGGTTCTAAATGCTGTACGTGATCCTCAGATTGGGATGCCACTTACCATTCAGCAGTACAAGGTTTGTTTTACACTCAGATTCTCCTGTAAATATTCATATCTAGCTACAATATGATTATATCTTATGGAACGTCTTTCTCTCAGTTACTTACTGCACCGGTACTCATTGGACGTCTGATCAATGCCAACCAGCACCTTTTGGCACTTCGCATCTCTGAGTACCTCAACCTCAACCCGGTAACctctttctctttattttttttttatctcagaAATTTTCCTTGTCCATGGACAAGCAGTGTACCTTTAAGTCATAAGTCTATGCAAAACTTACTTCCAATACACATAATGAAACTTCAATTAGctttctttacttttttttgcaCAAGTTCcgtttgagtttttgtttatcGGTTAATTGTGGCATAACATGTTCTGAAAGTAAGATATAAGTCTGTCTTAATTTGTGTTTAGTGAAGTGACTGGTAGTCACATCAAGTCTTCATAAACCAGTATATATTGCTGTACTTGCCACTTGGTTGATATACAGGCAGAATTTGTAGATTTATTTCACTAGTTACAGGATTATATTAGATTTTCTCAGTGAAATGATAACATTCCATGTATACCTTAAATCCTCATAGGAGGTCGTGATTATGCATTGGGCATGTGAGAAGATAACAGCATCAGCAGCTATCCCAGATACAGTCCTTCTTGAGGGCTTGCTTGACAAGGTTTGTTACTTACAATCATACTCAGAAAATAGTAGATACTTGATAGGATTGCCTGGTAGATACATATTCAGTTGCATTTGCTCTTCCCTGCTTTACAAGTTCTTTCTGTTGCAGCTCAGGTTATGCAAGGGCATATCATATGCTGCAGTAGCAGCTCATGCAGATAACAGTGGCAGGCGAAAGTTGGCTGCCATGCTTGTTGACCATGAGTCCCAATCATCAAAGCAGGCAAGTTTCCTTTTTGGCTAGTGACTTAGGTGGATATGCATCACAACTTTTTGATTGAGCAACTGAGCCTTTCAAGCACTGTTCTGGATTTTTCCTGTTTTATGGAATAGCTTTAACATGTAACATGCTCCTTGATTAGTAATAGTGTAAAGTGAAGTATCCGTGTAGGTGATATGGAGCCAAGTGGCACATCATGCTTTATGGATGCTTATGGACCAAAATGAACGAACATGATAATCTTCACAAATGTACAGGGAAGAAAAgtaatttcaaaagaaaataggGAACAATGACGCTGAGTAACTTTCTGCTATTCAATATGGTGCGGTTGATTAGTTTAATATGAGTATCATCGCCTTCCTTGTTATAGGTGCAAATGGAGTTGGCAGTTAGGACGTAATCAATAAAGAAAGACCATTTTTCATAAAATGGgggttttatttttgttaccATCATACACTTTTATGTGGACAGTACCTTATCCAGTGAGCTGGGTTGAACCTGTTCAGCTGCAGCTTGTGGTCTCTTAGTGGTTAATATGATAAACATTGTAAGGAACATGAGATTTTTTAAGTGCATGTAAAACTAACATGCATGAGTAAAGTAGGAATAAACACTTAAACAGTTATACATGTTTAGCAGAAAATGCTACCTGCCTTAAATCTTAAATTTGTTTCATGTTCACAGATTCCGTTACTGCTAAGCATTGATGAACAAGACAAGGCATTGTCAAAGGCAATTGAGAGTGGGGATACTGATCTTGTGTACCTTGTGCTTTTCCATATCTGGCAGAAGGTAGCTGTAGAAAAGGTATGTAAATCCCATCCCATCCTTTGAGTGGATGATATTTCCATAGAAGATGCAACTTGGAATTAATATGTGTTGATTATTAATATCACCTTTCTTCTTACTAGTGAACAATAATGTTTGTTTCTCTAAGTACTTCTCGCTGTGTCATTACTAATGcactttaataaattattattttacaGAGTGCTCCATTGGATTTTTTTGGCGTAATCAATGCAAGGCCTTTGGCTCGTGATTTGTTTATGGCATATGCAAGGTGATGCTTCTGTCCTGTTTCTGATTATTGCGTTATATCTTTTATATGCATAGCTCTGGTTCAACATGGTTGCATATGTTTCTGTTTTGCTCACAGACATTCCAAGCACGAAGCTCTAAAGGACTTCTTTCTATCAACAGGGAGACTTCAGGTTGGTGCATAACTATTACTGTTTGTGATGTTTGCTACATATCTAGTTTGGTTTCATTATTTCAGTTGAAAATCATATGTTATCTTAGTCTTCCATTTTGCTTACCATGAAATAAACAATTAGCTcctttttctacaaacttaacaTGCTACAGTTAGTTATATCCCCTAGCATGAGTTACTTCCTAAACTATCGAGAGAAATTGCAGGATGCTGCCTTTCTTTTATTGAAAGAGTCAAGGGAATTGGAGAGGAATCCAATGGCAAGCAAGGGATCTCCTCTCCATGGTCCACAAGTTCGGCTCATTGAGCAGGCCCACAGACTTTTTGCTGAGACCAAGGAGCATGTTTTTGAATCCAAAGCTTCTGAAGAGCATGCAAAATTGCTAAGGTATGTGATGATTCATTAGAGCCCATAATTTGCAATATCTGACCTTTTCCACATTCCTGGTACAGGGATGATGGATGAATTATGTAATTCTTGTAGTTGATATCTTAGAAAAACTGGTGATCATAAGGAATAGGAAATCTTAATCATACCATGCAATAAGGATAAAACCTAAACTTTGCCTTGTCCCTGGTTCTTACAAAATGATACATCAAATGGATTGAAGCTTTGGGACATCAGGAAACTGAGGCATATGCATACtttttttgaggggaaaaaGTGAAGCATAATTAAAATTCATGTGCCACTTTATTACTTTGTGGGTGGTATGTCATTGAGCTCGTTCACTATTTACTCAAACTCCATCATGAAACCCCCATTTGCTTCACGCTGTAGGTTAGTTACGTTGAATCACTAGTAATTCCTAGTTTACTTTAGAGCATTTGTTTTAAGTGGTTCATAATGTTGTAGTTACTTCCCATAATATCTGTGTGCAATGGCATTGCATTATACATTTAGTTAGCCAATTAGGTACAGAAGCATCTGGATTCAAACTTTATTCTCACAAATTGGGCGATATAGTTACCTCACTCTTCTCTGAATTTGCCGTTTtctggttttcctttttcttgcttCTAGATCACAACATGAACTAGAAGTTTCCACAAAACAAGCAATATTTGTGGGTTCTAGTGTCAGCGATACTATCAAAACATGTATTGCCATGGGAAATGAACGAGCTGCACTCAAAGTGAAGTCAGAGTTCAAGGTATTGAAAATGCcttcaaaaagaaaattgtgGCTGATGAATAATAATATTGTAATCTTTCTATTGTCCTATGCTGCATAGGTTCCTGATAAGAGGTGGTACTGGCTCAAATCATGTGCTTTAGCTACAGTTGGGAACTGGGATGCGTTGGAAAAGTTTTCGAAAGAGAGGAGGCCACCAGGAGGTAGATTTACCTATTATGTATCATCTATTCATGAGAATCTGATTGGAGAACAACATTCATGGTTCTTCGGCAGGGATAATAAATTCACAATATTAATTCATGTAAAGAAATATCATTAATATGTTTTAGTATGCTGATATTCGGTTTCCTTACAGGCTATAAACCTTTTGTGGAAGCATGTATTGATGCTGGTCAAAAAACTGAAGCGCTTAAGTACATTCCAAAGTTGACAGATCCTCGTGAACGATCTGAGGTATATTTTAGACTTAGTTCACATATTACCTAACAATCTTTGGTATATTTTAGTTAACATATTACTCCCTCGGTcacaaaatataaaggattttggttggatgggacATCCTAGTAcgacgaatctggacaggctcattatccaaattcgttgtattaAGATATGTTCCATCGAACCAAAATCGCTTATAGTTTGggccggagggagtaccttcTAAGAGTTCTAGCAGAGATTAAGATTGAAGTGAAATTAGTTTGATGCCCCTGAGTATTTAACTCATTAGGAACGATCACACCCAGTGATGCAACGAGAAATGCAGGGAATCATGAGGTGTGGTTGGATTGAGAAAGTAGTACACTAGTACTCTAGAAATGCTTACTGCCCAACGaaatatttgcaaacaaaaaaataatttgtgatagtacttttatatgtgttcttagcgatataAAAACAAAGGCtgcaaaataaactttttcgatgaaaaaaccccaaagTCAACTCCAAatgtaaggttgaaaattcaaattttgaacataagcgaaaagatgaggttaATATTTgtggacagagagagtataacATAACATTTGCTCAAAAcaaattgaaaaagaaaaaagtcgAAGAACTCATCCTAGTATTCTCTGTCTTCTCTGAACATGTATTTCTCTCCGTTGTTTGTTTCAATATACATATGATTTTACCTTGGCGTTGTTGTTCAGGCATATGCACGGATCAAGATGGCAAAGGAAGCTGCAGAAGCAGCTTCACAGGTCAAAGATAGTGATGAGCTATTTGGTCGCCTAAAGCTTACACTTGCACAGAACACAGCCGCGGCTTCTATTTTCGATACATTGCGGGATCGACTATCCTTCCAAGGGACATACTGACCTATACGTGTTTGGCCATGGGATTTGAGTTTTGTGCACCCTTGGTACGTGCAATTGCGCAATCAGATCGTATCAATTCATCTTGATGTTTCTACCATTTTCTTCCTTGTGTACCGACTCCACAGTGTGAATACCCCCGTCCACACTCCAGCTATGTAAAATGTGTAGACGATTTTGAAGCGCGAATGTGGATtagaggcttttttttttgtagatgCCTCTTTGTTGATATGCCATgtttaaaaagaaagagagagcatGCATTGTGACAAATCAATCTGGACGTCCATCCGATTTCGGCTTAACCATTACTTTTTCAGCCTTCATGCTCATTTGCAAGTATTTTGCAACCATAATTACAAGTATTTTGCAAATTAACACAAACCCTGATGAGACAGTTAAATCGTTATGCACTCAATAATTTTGTGCGCCAAAGAACCGATCTGCGTCAGCCTAGTACACGACCAAACCAAGCAGATTATATATATCAAACACCAAGCAAGATTTAAGTCTGCCAATTACTAATAACGCCATATGCATAAGGTTTGCCAAGCATGTTCCAAACGATAAATAAGTATCAAAATGCTCAAAGTCTTTTGTGCATCAAAACTTTCAACAAACGAAAAACTTTCCAACTCTTGTACTACCAAACAAAGATCCACATCACTTCGTAACCAATCACATGAACAGGTTTGGCCTCGACGCCTTGAACGTGGTCTTGAGCTTCCTGGTTGGCGGCCTGACCTTGCGGTACACAAGGGGGAACTTGATGCTCCCGTTGTGGAACTGCTTGGTGTTGTCCCTCTTGCAGAGCTTGAAATGGACAGTGGCGGTCTTGATGATCTGGATGCAAGGGAATCTCACACGGTGGCGAGAAGCCATCTCGGTGTACATCTGTTCCACGGCACCATTCAATGTAGTGTCACGGTACTCCTTGTACATGTTGTGGTAACCGGTTCTGCTCTGGTAACGCAGCCAGATGCCATAGTTCTTGATCGTGGTTGGGTTGCGCTCGAAGATCTGACATGGCAGATATTATCAGGGGTAGAGAAGAAAGTATTATATCCATGCAAAAATGTGAAATCATACTAGAAGTAAAGTGTGATCTAGTGTTCAAAAATTAATGTCTCCATGTTGGGTAAAATTTCTGGAGAAAGAAGTCATCAATCACTGCTAGAGTTTCAAACATCATTCACCATAAACATCCCAAGTCCCAACAAGCTACATTAGATCAAAACACAGCTATAAGGACTAATACAAGACTGCTACATGAgtttaaatataattatatatataatgaggGTCATATCTGATTAATGATTTTGCTTTTCACCATTTACTGGCATCTATCCACAGCTGATGTGTGTTCTAAAGATGTATTATGTTAAGGCCAATTCTTACAAGTATAAAATGGTTTAACCCCTACAAAGCCATGATGCAGAAATATGAAAAACTCGTTTGCAAATGCAGATGGTCCCCCTACCCCAACACAAGTGAAATAACTAGTGAAACGAAGATGACACACAGCAAGCTCCTAACAAAACAAGGGAACACTAGTGTGTGGCAATTTGAATAATTGACACAAAGTGAGTACATGCAAATCGCACGTATTATAACACCAGTAAAGAGTGATCACTAACAGTGCAGTAACAAGGAAACAACATACGAGctggagttaaaaaaaaatgccccACATTTGGAACAGGTGTCAGTGTCACTTATTAGCGGTCAATCAGTATGATTAATATCTAGAACTAGGTTACAAATGTCAGGGAGCAATCAGGGCGAAATACAATACGTTTGAATTTCTAGTACCTCGTTGATGGCGAGCATCTGGCCGTTGCTCTTCTTCACCTTCTTCAGCTTCCTCAGGAAGTACCTGCACACCGGGCAAGCGCCCCAATCAGCAAACCGCACGAGATAAGATgaactaaaaaagaaaacccaCAAAATCGCAAGAAAATGACGAGATGACGGCTCACCAGAACTTGCTCTTGGCGCGGACCTCATTGGTGGCCCAGAGCTTCATCCGGTAGATCTTGGGGTGCTCATCGCCAGGGGTCGGCAGCGCGCGCCCCACCACCTGGTACTGATGGAACTGCACGCACACGGAGAGGACAGATCAATCAAACGCACGGAGGCGGCCACATCCACCGAAGCAACGGCTGCTTACCCTGAAGGCCACCATTTCCGCGAGCTCCTCGAAACCCTAGCCTAGCCTAACCTACGGGAGGATGGGGGagagcgcggaggaggcggcgggcgaaggcggcgtcAGTGGGATGGCGAGGAGCGTTTATAGGTGGCGAGTTTGGTGGTGAACCCTAGTGGGCCTAGTTGGCGTTGTAATGGGCTTTTGTTACAACTAGTACTTGggctttgttttttattttcctcaaAAAACATGGTGCATGTCAGCAACTCAGCATTTGTGATTTCAATTAGAGAAATCATTAGCAGCCTCTTTTTGGAAGAGAGAGtttgggagttttttttttcggagattgattttttttattacaccgAAGAGACACATGTCCACACATGTGATGTAAGTGCCTTTCTAACACACAATTAAAGAGACAAAAGACTAGCGACAAATCACTGATGACACTAAATTCGAAAATTGGTGGATAGGTTTACACCCAAGACTCCCTACCGCACTGTGGAAATCATGTAAATGTCTTGTTTTCCAAATTAAGAGTAATGCAGAATATAAAACATGGATCACCAACGGTGGGAATTAATTGAACGAACTAAGCGTTGTTTGCTTCAACGTCTTTCAAAGACTAATTAAGATTGTGTTAAGCATCTAACATTATAATtcgtacagaaaaatcactGATAACCTTGCAGGCTCTTGCAGCAACCGTGTAAAACAACAATTTTGTACACCATCCTTCATCAGGTAATCACCCTACAAACTGAAATACAAAGCtacatcacatcaaaacaagAGACCGGCTGTCAATTACATCTGCAGGTAGTGCCGTTCGAACTGCAGCTGGCCGTCCACCCGATCGTAATGAGCTCGATCATCGCCAACATCGTCTCTGCGCTGCTCATCGAGCTGCTGCTGATCATCGCCGCCGGTCATCACCATGGCCGGATGATCGCACTCGTAGCGCGGAGGTGCAGGGCCGCCGCCGAGGTACGACCCGCGCATGATGAACTCCCTGATCTCCGGCATGTCGATCAGCTTCCGGCGAGGGCTCgggcatggaggcggcggcgtcggcggcaagGGAGGCGGGAACGGCCTCAGGATGTCCTTCAGCCATGGGTTGAGCTCGATGGACTCCTCCTCGGTAAAGGTGGCGGTCAGGCCGAACACCCTCCGCAGCCACCACGAAATGCTCCCGCGGtcggggtcgtcgtcgccgccttcctgCTGGTCCGGcggcgcagccgccggcgacggggacgtGTTCGGCTCCTCCGGTGGAGATGATGGTACTACACGGTGGCGTCtctggcgccgcggcggtgaggCGATGTCGGTGGTGGACAGCTTCCTCTTGTGGCgggacatcgccgccgccgtcgtgggtTTCTTGGCGCCGGGCGCGCGCGGGCTGAAGTAGACCTTGCTCAGGACCAGCTGCTCCTCTTCGTCGACGTCGAGGCTGAGCTCCACCATCAGCCACCCGGAGCGGACGCGCtggccgtcgtcgtccttgGTGATGAAGGAGAAGCTCTGCCGGTGCCccaggcggcggccggaggaggcggcgagcacGGGCTTCGCGCCGGCCTCCGAGTGCCAGCacccggcgccgtcgtccaccgTGCGCGCCTTGCGGCCGCCCTTGAGCCCCCTCACGGCGCTGAAGAAGTACCAcgcctcgtcgccgctgctcctcgccaccgccggcgcgaACCCCCTCGTGAGGTCGGCGGGGTCGGCGGAGTACACGTCGGCCTCGTGGATGATGAACccgcacgacgacgacgacggcggcggcttgtcGCCGGAGACGACCCGTGGGCGGAGGTACGTCTCGATGAGCTCCTGCTCGGAAGGGTGGACGTCCATCTCGTCGTCGTccaggcggcgcggcgccgtgcAGCGGCtgcgggggaggagctcggaAGGGTGGACGTCCatgctgccgcctccgccgccgtcgagacgGCGCGGCGCCCTGCattggcggcgggggcgggaggcggcacCCATGGCGGCGGATTGGCGCGAGGGTATCGAATGATGGGTGGGAAGCTATCAGAGTCGCAAGCGGATACGAATACGGGATCGTACGGGGGATGAAGTCTTCCCGGTTTATATCGAGCCCATCGCGTTTTCTCCTCGTGTTGTGTTCGGACTCCGCATCCGAGTCGGTGTAGGAGAGATCAATAGATGATGGCGAGGCGGGTTTCCAAATTTCTTGTTTCGCCAGGTGAGTTTGAGATTGTGTTCCTCTGGGTTTCCAAATTTCTTATTTCGCGTTCCATATTTTGACGGCTACCCTGGGCCGAATGATGGGCCAGCCATGTTCGATTTTATTGGGCTTGACTTCAGATTTCCAGCAAAAAACTATACTAATacatactccttccatccgaaAGTCTAAacctatttctttttcattaaGATCGAGGAgcaattcattcattcatcatgTTATAAAACCAATGGACATACAACCAATAAGTACTAAAATAATTTATTGAGTTtcgatcaacaatttaattcaGCACATAGTAACTACAAATAgaacttagacttttggaaaaaccaaagaa
Proteins encoded in this window:
- the LOC127783258 gene encoding 60S ribosomal protein L18a-like translates to MVAFRFHQYQVVGRALPTPGDEHPKIYRMKLWATNEVRAKSKFWYFLRKLKKVKKSNGQMLAINEIFERNPTTIKNYGIWLRYQSRTGYHNMYKEYRDTTLNGAVEQMYTEMASRHRVRFPCIQIIKTATVHFKLCKRDNTKQFHNGSIKFPLVYRKVRPPTRKLKTTFKASRPNLFM